In the Bos taurus isolate L1 Dominette 01449 registration number 42190680 breed Hereford chromosome 21, ARS-UCD2.0, whole genome shotgun sequence genome, one interval contains:
- the CEP170B gene encoding centrosomal protein of 170 kDa protein B isoform X6, whose product MSAKMSVTSWFLVSSSGTRHRLPRELIFVGRDECELMLQHEKYTSQLQVSVKTPAPKRAEAVPEQAPYCEASTPRPERGDRRPGPEAATYRTPLYGQPSWWGEDDGGSLPEDRHQDEPCPERPKDLAQQDGDLTGTPAGFRAPSEPQIYSFRREPSYFEIPTKETPPPRPPEAPVHEAPTRDAEPGGGGAGPVQSHACFTIEFDDCSPGKLKIKDHVTKFLRQRRPPGKEATPVEVVSAETKVADWLVQNDPSLLPRAGPGDDRHSTKSDLPVHARTLKGHKHEDGTQSDSEDPLAKVAGAPGVPAEASGEQARLQRQIKRDPQELLHNQQAFVIEFFDEDTPRKKRSQSFTHTPPGDPRLDRRRGPGPADRDRPAAPAPARGTGSSSGPQRAGSLKREKTEERLGSPSPATRAAARPFGSVGRRSRLAQDFAAQCLRDSSPAARPGPEKVPPTLPAPLTPRGASPAASSPPPPPPADPQVTKARKQEEDDSLSDAGTYTIETDAQDQEVEEARKMIDQVFGVLESPELSRASSAAFRPVIRGDREELGDGMAHRMALLQEFASRPAGVTPQVELQGLPVPGSPGGQKWVSRWASLADSYSDPGLSEDGPGHRAAELEGIPPMRPRRLLPQLPSDRADSPAGPEVARRSGPGPPEVGSEQAGLLLGQEDLEPDSLSDASGSDGGPGPEPGGGPQEERRRSPQEGPAWTRGRRSPRGPGEPAPTSFFISDPSADAALPRKAPVAPGQVEGPGRAQPSAPAPAPAPAPAHDSKYVSTSGRMVIQLQTTGKPPELEGPAPAPTKEALAFVRQESFTKEPASGPAVPGQLPQIPSHPLLQDLATTRAARMDLHSQDTHLILKETETALAALEARLLSKSFEEPEGGVGSAPGPPEDSLSGDSDVDTASTVSLLSGKNGPSPTGSQPSGLQREKPPSPPAAQDLGGVSLSSARERLSEKQRRPLGPVDTGHGEPARRLAARRGHGPRGSPDWPAEDRDSSLAHPPSADTVTSDHETPGATGAARPGTRRKPMAPPPPTTAAREEQGRGSAGVQKSQQALTRSNSLSTPRATRASRLRRARLGDASDTEAADGERGPPANQEPAGRPAAEQAKKLSRLDILAMPRKRAGSFTGPSDSEAAPTRAGFSGRSVELYCPGRKPTTMAEARPTARKATNAAAVPRQPFSRARPGSARYSSPNTRRRQQGSDCTSTSEEEYGSHHGSPKHTRSHASTATQTPRAGGSGRARPRAPGLRDTDDEGEEPDPYGFIVQTAEIAEIARARPGRSPQGPAFSPTGCRLSQTLVKDVATLAREIHDVAGDGDSPGSPGPARSPSLNNVPSTPASTISAREELVQRIPEASLNFQKVPPGSLGPRDLDQNMNDRCEDALANKTRPRNREEVIFDNLMLNPVSQLSQAIRENTEHLAEKMKILFQNSGRAWEDLEARINAENEVPILKTSNKEISSILKELRRVQKQLEVINAIVDPSGNLDLLTGNRGPVGSAQVGRARPAAPGLCSPSSALPPRSFPQRTSCGTPGLPDPPLRPDFLPDAERFLI is encoded by the exons ATGAGCGCCAAGATGAGCGTCACCTCGTGGTTCCTGGTGAGCAGCAGCGGCACCCGCCACCGGCTCCCCCGAGAGCTCATCTTCGTGGGACGAGACGAGTGTGAGCTCATGCTGCAG CACGAGAAGTACACCAGCCAGCTGCAGGTGAGCGTCAAGACCCCCGCGCCCAAGAGAGCTGAGGCTGTGCCAGAACAGGCACCCTACTGCGAGGCCTCGACCCCCAGGCCAGAGCGGGGGGACCGGAGACCAGGGCCAG AGGCGGCCACCTACCGCACCCCGCTGTATGGGCAGCCCTCCTGGTGGGGGGAAGATGATGGGGGCAGCCTACCTGAGGACCGGCACCAGGACGAGCCCTGCCCGG AGCGGCCCAAGGACCTGGCTCAGCAGGACGGTGATCTCACGGGGACGCCGGCCGGCTTCCGGGCCCCTTCGGAGCCTCAGATCTACTCCTTCCGGCGGGAGCCCAGCTACTTCGAGATCCCCACCAAGGAGACGCCGCCCCCGCGGCCCCCAGAGGCTCCAGTGCATGAGGCGCCCACCAGGGACGCGGAgcccggcgggggcggggcgggccccGTGCAGAGCCATGCCTGCTTCACCATCGAGTTTGACGACTGCAGCCCCGGCAAGCTGAAGATCAAGGACCACGTCACCAAGTTCCTGCGCCAGCGGCGGCCCCCAGGCAAGGAGGCCACGCCTGTGGAGGTGGTCTCGGCCGAGACCAAGGTGGCCGACTGGCTGGTGCAGAATGACCCGAGCCTGCTGCCCCGGGCCGGCCCCGGCGACGACCGGCACAGCACCAAGAGTGACCTGCCGGTGCACGCACGCACCCTGAAGG GTCACAAGCATGAGGACGGCACCCAGAGCGACTCAGAGGACCCCCTGGCCAAGGTGGCCGGGGCCCCCGGGGTCCCCGCGGAGGCCAGCGGGGAGCAGGCGCGGCTGCAGAGACAGATCAAGCGGGACCCCCAGGAGCTGCTGCACAACCAGCAGGCCTTCGTCATCGAGTTCTTCGACGAGGACACACCCCGAAAGAAGCGCTCCCAGTCCTTCACGCACACGCCCCCTGGGGACCCCCGGCTCGACCGGCGCCGCGGCCCTGGGCCGGCCGACAGGGACCGCCCGGctgcccccgccccagcccgAGGGACTGGCAGCAGTTCAGGGCCACAGCGGGCTGGCTCGCTCAAGCGGGAGAAGACGGAGGAGCGGCTGGGCAGCCCCTCGCCAGCCACCCGGGCCGCCGCCCGCCCCTTTGGCAGCGTGGGGCGGCGCTCCCGCCTGGCCCAGGACTTTGCAGCCCAGTGTCTGCGGGACAGCTCCCCGGCAGCCCGGCCGGGCCCCGAGAAAGTGCCCCCCACGCTGCCCGCGCCCCTGACGCCCCGTGGGGCCAGCCCCGCAGCCTCCTCCCCTccgccgcccccgcccgccgACCCCCAGGTGACGAAGGCCCGCAAGCAGGAGGAAGACGACAGCCTCAGCGACGCAGGGACCTACACCATCGAGACGGACGCACAGGACCAGGAGGTGGAGGAGGCCCGCAAGATGATTGACCAG GTCTTTGGGGTCCTAGAGTCCCCTGAACTCTCCAGAGCATCCTCGGCCGCCTTCCGCCCAGTCATCAGAGGGGACAGAGAGGAGCTTGGAGACGGGATGGCCCATCGAATGGCCCTGCTGCAGGAGTTTGCCTCCCGGCCCGCGGGCGTGACCCCCCAGGTGGAGCTGCAG GGCCTCCCGGTACCAGGCTCCCCCGGGGGTCAGAAGTGGGTGTCCCGCTGGGCCAGCCTGGCCGACAGCTACTCAGATCCAGGCCTGTCAG AGGACGGCCCTGGGCACAGAGCCGCGGAGCTGGAGGGGATCCCGCCAATGCGGCCACGGCGGCTGCTCCCGCAGCTGCCCAGTGACAGGGCGGACAGCCCCGCCGGCCccgaggtggccaggaggagtgGTCCTGGGCCCCCAGAGGTGGGCAGCGAACAGGCCGGCCTCCTCTTAGGCCAGGAGGACCTGGAGCCTGACAGCCTCAGTGATGCCAGCGGCTCAGACGGTGGGCCGGGCCCCGAGCCGGGCGGGGGCCCCCAGGAGGAAAGACGCAGGAGCCCCCAGGAAGGGCCGGCGTGGACGAGGGGCCGGCGCTCACCGAGGGGCCCTGGGGAGCCAGCCCCCACCTCTTTCTTCATCAGTGACCCAAGCGCAGACGCAGCCCTCCCTAGGAAGGCCCCTGTGGCTCCCGGGCAGGTGGAGGGCCCGGGGCGGGCCCAGCCcagcgcccccgcccccgcccccgcccccgcccccgcccatgACAGCAAGTACGTCAGCACCAGCGGGAGGATGGTCATCCAGCTGcagaccacagggaagcccccagagctTGAGGGCCCTGCCCCAGCACCCACCAAGGAGGCCTTGGCGTTTGTCCGGCAGGAAAGCTTCACCAAGGAGCCGGCCAGCGGCCCCGCGGTGCCCGGCCAGCTGCCCCAGATCCCCAGCCACCCCCTCCTGCAGGACCTGGCCACCACTCGGGCCGCACGCATGGACCTTCACTCTCAGGACACCCACCTGATCTTAAAGGAGACTGAGACGGCGCTGGCCGCCTTGGAGGCCCGACTGCTCTCCAAATCCTTTGAGGAGCCGGAGGGGGGGGTGGGCAGCGCCCCTGGGCCGCCAGAGGACTCCCTGTCTGGGGATTCTGACGTGGACACAGCCAGCACCGTCAGCCTGCTCAGTGGCAAGAATGGGCCCAGCCCAACCGGCTCCCAGCCCTCGGGGCTGCAGAGGGAGAAGCCGCCATCCCCGCCAGCGGCACAGGACCTGGGGGGCGTCAGCCTGAGCAGCGCCCGCGAGCGGCTCTCGGAGAAGCAGCGTCGCCCTCTGGGCCCAGTGGACACGGGCCATGGAGAGCCGGCAAGACGCCTGGCCGCACGGCGTGGCCACGGCCCCCGGGGGTCCCCGGACTGGCCCGCCGAGGACCGCGACTCCAGCCTTGCGCACCCGCCCAGTGCTGACACGGTCACTTCTGACCACGAGACCCCTGGGGCCACGGGGGCAGCTCGGCCAGGGACGCGCCGGAAACCCATGGCCCCACCGCCCCCGACCACCGCTGCCCGGGAGGAGCAAGGCCGAGGCTCAGCTGGCGTCCAGAAGTCGCAGCAGGCACTGACCCGCTCCAACAGCCTGTCCACCCCGCGGGCCACACGGGCCTCCCGGCTGAGGCGGGCCCGGCTGGGGGACGCCTCGGACACAGAAGCAGCAGACGGTGAACGGGGGCCCCCGGCCAACCAGGAGCCCGCGGGGCGGCCGGCGGCCGAGCAGGCCAAGAAGCTGTCCCGCCTGGACATCCTGGCCATGCCCCGGAAGCGGGCTGGCTCCTTCACGGGGCCCAGTGACTCAGAGGCGGCCCCCACCCGCGCCGGCTTCTCCGGCCGCAGCGTCGAGCTGTATTGCCCTGGACGCAAGCCCACCACGATGGCCGAGGCTCGGCCCACTGCCAGGAAGGCTACCAACGCCGCTGCAGTCCCCCGCCAGCCCTTCAGCAGGGCCCGCCCAGGAAGCGCCCGATACTCATCACCCA ACACGCGTCGCCGGCAACAGGGCTCCGATTGCACATCTACTTCTGAGGAGGAGTATGGCTCCCACCACGGCTCCCCTAAACACACACGCTCCCATGCCTCAACAGCCACGCAGACCCCACGGGCTGGCGGCTCCGGCCGGGCGCGACCGAGGGCCCCTGGCCTCCGGGACACGGATGACGAGGGTGAAGAGCCCGATCCCTACGGTTTCATTGTGCAGACGGCCGAGATTGCGGAGATTGCCAG ggccaggcctgggaggAGCCCACAGGGACCCGCCTTCTCTCCCACGGGCTGCAGGCTGAGCCAGACGCTGGTGAAGGATGTGGCCACCCTGGCCCGTGAGATCCACGATGTGGCTGGCGACGGTGACTCCCCAGGCTCCCCGGGGCCCGCCCGCAGCCCCTCCCTCAACAACGTGCCCAGCACTCCTGCCTCCACCATCTCTGCCCGCGAGGAG CTGGTGCAGCGCATCCCCGAGGCCAGCCTCAACTTCCAGAAGGTGCCGCCCGGCTCCCTGGGCCCTCGGGACCTGGACCAGAACATGAACGACCGCTGTGAGGACGCCCTGGCCAATAAGACTCGGCCCCGGAACCGCGAGGAG GTGATCTTCGATAACCTCATGCTGAACCCGGTGTCCCAGCTGTCCCAGGCCATCCGCGAGAACACGGAGCACCTCGCTGAGAAGATGAA GATCCTCTTCCAGAATTCAGGGCGAGCGTGGGAGGACTTGGAGGCCAGGATCAATGCCGAGAACGAGGTGCCCATCCTGAAGACGTCCAATAAG GAGATCAGTTCCATCCTCAAGGAGCTGAGGCGTGTGCAGAAGCAGCTGGAAG ttATCAATGCCATCGTGGACCCCAGCGGGAACCTGGACCTGCTAACCGGAAACCGCGGCCCTGTGGGCTCGGCCCAGGTCGGGAGAGCCCGGCCAGCCGCCCCAGGCCTGTGCTCACCCTCCTCAGCCCTGCCGCCCCGGAGCTTCCCGCAGCGAACGAGCTGCGGGACCCCCGGCCTCCCCGACCCCCCCCTCCGCCCTGACTTCCTCCCGGACGCTGAGAGGTTCCTGATCTAG
- the CEP170B gene encoding centrosomal protein of 170 kDa protein B isoform X1: protein MSAKMSVTSWFLVSSSGTRHRLPRELIFVGRDECELMLQSRSVDKQHAVINYDQDRDEHWVKDLGSLNGTFVNDVRIPDQRYVTLKLNDVIRFGYDPNMYVLERVQHRVPEEALRHEKYTSQLQVSVKTPAPKRAEAVPEQAPYCEASTPRPERGDRRPGPEAATYRTPLYGQPSWWGEDDGGSLPEDRHQDEPCPERPKDLAQQDGDLTGTPAGFRAPSEPQIYSFRREPSYFEIPTKETPPPRPPEAPVHEAPTRDAEPGGGGAGPVQSHACFTIEFDDCSPGKLKIKDHVTKFLRQRRPPGKEATPVEVVSAETKVADWLVQNDPSLLPRAGPGDDRHSTKSDLPVHARTLKGHKHEDGTQSDSEDPLAKVAGAPGVPAEASGEQARLQRQIKRDPQELLHNQQAFVIEFFDEDTPRKKRSQSFTHTPPGDPRLDRRRGPGPADRDRPAAPAPARGTGSSSGPQRAGSLKREKTEERLGSPSPATRAAARPFGSVGRRSRLAQDFAAQCLRDSSPAARPGPEKVPPTLPAPLTPRGASPAASSPPPPPPADPQVTKARKQEEDDSLSDAGTYTIETDAQDQEVEEARKMIDQVFGVLESPELSRASSAAFRPVIRGDREELGDGMAHRMALLQEFASRPAGVTPQVELQGLPVPGSPGGQKWVSRWASLADSYSDPGLSEDGPGHRAAELEGIPPMRPRRLLPQLPSDRADSPAGPEVARRSGPGPPEVGSEQAGLLLGQEDLEPDSLSDASGSDGGPGPEPGGGPQEERRRSPQEGPAWTRGRRSPRGPGEPAPTSFFISDPSADAALPRKAPVAPGQVEGPGRAQPSAPAPAPAPAPAHDSKYVSTSGRMVIQLQTTGKPPELEGPAPAPTKEALAFVRQESFTKEPASGPAVPGQLPQIPSHPLLQDLATTRAARMDLHSQDTHLILKETETALAALEARLLSKSFEEPEGGVGSAPGPPEDSLSGDSDVDTASTVSLLSGKNGPSPTGSQPSGLQREKPPSPPAAQDLGGVSLSSARERLSEKQRRPLGPVDTGHGEPARRLAARRGHGPRGSPDWPAEDRDSSLAHPPSADTVTSDHETPGATGAARPGTRRKPMAPPPPTTAAREEQGRGSAGVQKSQQALTRSNSLSTPRATRASRLRRARLGDASDTEAADGERGPPANQEPAGRPAAEQAKKLSRLDILAMPRKRAGSFTGPSDSEAAPTRAGFSGRSVELYCPGRKPTTMAEARPTARKATNAAAVPRQPFSRARPGSARYSSPNTRRRQQGSDCTSTSEEEYGSHHGSPKHTRSHASTATQTPRAGGSGRARPRAPGLRDTDDEGEEPDPYGFIVQTAEIAEIARARPGRSPQGPAFSPTGCRLSQTLVKDVATLAREIHDVAGDGDSPGSPGPARSPSLNNVPSTPASTISAREELVQRIPEASLNFQKVPPGSLGPRDLDQNMNDRCEDALANKTRPRNREEVIFDNLMLNPVSQLSQAIRENTEHLAEKMKILFQNSGRAWEDLEARINAENEVPILKTSNKEISSILKELRRVQKQLEVINAIVDPSGNLDLLTGNRGPVGSAQVGRARPAAPGLCSPSSALPPRSFPQRTSCGTPGLPDPPLRPDFLPDAERFLI from the exons ATGAGCGCCAAGATGAGCGTCACCTCGTGGTTCCTGGTGAGCAGCAGCGGCACCCGCCACCGGCTCCCCCGAGAGCTCATCTTCGTGGGACGAGACGAGTGTGAGCTCATGCTGCAG TCCCGCAGCGTGGACAAGCAGCATGCTGTCATTAACTACGACCAGGACAGGGACGAGCACTGGGTGAAGGACCTGGGCAGCCTCAATGGG ACGTTCGTGAATGACGTGCGCATCCCAGACCAGAGATACGTCACGCTGAAGCTCAATGACGTCATCCGGTTTGGCTACG ATCCCAACATGTACGTGCTGGAGCGTGTGCAGCACCGCGTCCCGGAGGAGGCGCTAAGG CACGAGAAGTACACCAGCCAGCTGCAGGTGAGCGTCAAGACCCCCGCGCCCAAGAGAGCTGAGGCTGTGCCAGAACAGGCACCCTACTGCGAGGCCTCGACCCCCAGGCCAGAGCGGGGGGACCGGAGACCAGGGCCAG AGGCGGCCACCTACCGCACCCCGCTGTATGGGCAGCCCTCCTGGTGGGGGGAAGATGATGGGGGCAGCCTACCTGAGGACCGGCACCAGGACGAGCCCTGCCCGG AGCGGCCCAAGGACCTGGCTCAGCAGGACGGTGATCTCACGGGGACGCCGGCCGGCTTCCGGGCCCCTTCGGAGCCTCAGATCTACTCCTTCCGGCGGGAGCCCAGCTACTTCGAGATCCCCACCAAGGAGACGCCGCCCCCGCGGCCCCCAGAGGCTCCAGTGCATGAGGCGCCCACCAGGGACGCGGAgcccggcgggggcggggcgggccccGTGCAGAGCCATGCCTGCTTCACCATCGAGTTTGACGACTGCAGCCCCGGCAAGCTGAAGATCAAGGACCACGTCACCAAGTTCCTGCGCCAGCGGCGGCCCCCAGGCAAGGAGGCCACGCCTGTGGAGGTGGTCTCGGCCGAGACCAAGGTGGCCGACTGGCTGGTGCAGAATGACCCGAGCCTGCTGCCCCGGGCCGGCCCCGGCGACGACCGGCACAGCACCAAGAGTGACCTGCCGGTGCACGCACGCACCCTGAAGG GTCACAAGCATGAGGACGGCACCCAGAGCGACTCAGAGGACCCCCTGGCCAAGGTGGCCGGGGCCCCCGGGGTCCCCGCGGAGGCCAGCGGGGAGCAGGCGCGGCTGCAGAGACAGATCAAGCGGGACCCCCAGGAGCTGCTGCACAACCAGCAGGCCTTCGTCATCGAGTTCTTCGACGAGGACACACCCCGAAAGAAGCGCTCCCAGTCCTTCACGCACACGCCCCCTGGGGACCCCCGGCTCGACCGGCGCCGCGGCCCTGGGCCGGCCGACAGGGACCGCCCGGctgcccccgccccagcccgAGGGACTGGCAGCAGTTCAGGGCCACAGCGGGCTGGCTCGCTCAAGCGGGAGAAGACGGAGGAGCGGCTGGGCAGCCCCTCGCCAGCCACCCGGGCCGCCGCCCGCCCCTTTGGCAGCGTGGGGCGGCGCTCCCGCCTGGCCCAGGACTTTGCAGCCCAGTGTCTGCGGGACAGCTCCCCGGCAGCCCGGCCGGGCCCCGAGAAAGTGCCCCCCACGCTGCCCGCGCCCCTGACGCCCCGTGGGGCCAGCCCCGCAGCCTCCTCCCCTccgccgcccccgcccgccgACCCCCAGGTGACGAAGGCCCGCAAGCAGGAGGAAGACGACAGCCTCAGCGACGCAGGGACCTACACCATCGAGACGGACGCACAGGACCAGGAGGTGGAGGAGGCCCGCAAGATGATTGACCAG GTCTTTGGGGTCCTAGAGTCCCCTGAACTCTCCAGAGCATCCTCGGCCGCCTTCCGCCCAGTCATCAGAGGGGACAGAGAGGAGCTTGGAGACGGGATGGCCCATCGAATGGCCCTGCTGCAGGAGTTTGCCTCCCGGCCCGCGGGCGTGACCCCCCAGGTGGAGCTGCAG GGCCTCCCGGTACCAGGCTCCCCCGGGGGTCAGAAGTGGGTGTCCCGCTGGGCCAGCCTGGCCGACAGCTACTCAGATCCAGGCCTGTCAG AGGACGGCCCTGGGCACAGAGCCGCGGAGCTGGAGGGGATCCCGCCAATGCGGCCACGGCGGCTGCTCCCGCAGCTGCCCAGTGACAGGGCGGACAGCCCCGCCGGCCccgaggtggccaggaggagtgGTCCTGGGCCCCCAGAGGTGGGCAGCGAACAGGCCGGCCTCCTCTTAGGCCAGGAGGACCTGGAGCCTGACAGCCTCAGTGATGCCAGCGGCTCAGACGGTGGGCCGGGCCCCGAGCCGGGCGGGGGCCCCCAGGAGGAAAGACGCAGGAGCCCCCAGGAAGGGCCGGCGTGGACGAGGGGCCGGCGCTCACCGAGGGGCCCTGGGGAGCCAGCCCCCACCTCTTTCTTCATCAGTGACCCAAGCGCAGACGCAGCCCTCCCTAGGAAGGCCCCTGTGGCTCCCGGGCAGGTGGAGGGCCCGGGGCGGGCCCAGCCcagcgcccccgcccccgcccccgcccccgcccccgcccatgACAGCAAGTACGTCAGCACCAGCGGGAGGATGGTCATCCAGCTGcagaccacagggaagcccccagagctTGAGGGCCCTGCCCCAGCACCCACCAAGGAGGCCTTGGCGTTTGTCCGGCAGGAAAGCTTCACCAAGGAGCCGGCCAGCGGCCCCGCGGTGCCCGGCCAGCTGCCCCAGATCCCCAGCCACCCCCTCCTGCAGGACCTGGCCACCACTCGGGCCGCACGCATGGACCTTCACTCTCAGGACACCCACCTGATCTTAAAGGAGACTGAGACGGCGCTGGCCGCCTTGGAGGCCCGACTGCTCTCCAAATCCTTTGAGGAGCCGGAGGGGGGGGTGGGCAGCGCCCCTGGGCCGCCAGAGGACTCCCTGTCTGGGGATTCTGACGTGGACACAGCCAGCACCGTCAGCCTGCTCAGTGGCAAGAATGGGCCCAGCCCAACCGGCTCCCAGCCCTCGGGGCTGCAGAGGGAGAAGCCGCCATCCCCGCCAGCGGCACAGGACCTGGGGGGCGTCAGCCTGAGCAGCGCCCGCGAGCGGCTCTCGGAGAAGCAGCGTCGCCCTCTGGGCCCAGTGGACACGGGCCATGGAGAGCCGGCAAGACGCCTGGCCGCACGGCGTGGCCACGGCCCCCGGGGGTCCCCGGACTGGCCCGCCGAGGACCGCGACTCCAGCCTTGCGCACCCGCCCAGTGCTGACACGGTCACTTCTGACCACGAGACCCCTGGGGCCACGGGGGCAGCTCGGCCAGGGACGCGCCGGAAACCCATGGCCCCACCGCCCCCGACCACCGCTGCCCGGGAGGAGCAAGGCCGAGGCTCAGCTGGCGTCCAGAAGTCGCAGCAGGCACTGACCCGCTCCAACAGCCTGTCCACCCCGCGGGCCACACGGGCCTCCCGGCTGAGGCGGGCCCGGCTGGGGGACGCCTCGGACACAGAAGCAGCAGACGGTGAACGGGGGCCCCCGGCCAACCAGGAGCCCGCGGGGCGGCCGGCGGCCGAGCAGGCCAAGAAGCTGTCCCGCCTGGACATCCTGGCCATGCCCCGGAAGCGGGCTGGCTCCTTCACGGGGCCCAGTGACTCAGAGGCGGCCCCCACCCGCGCCGGCTTCTCCGGCCGCAGCGTCGAGCTGTATTGCCCTGGACGCAAGCCCACCACGATGGCCGAGGCTCGGCCCACTGCCAGGAAGGCTACCAACGCCGCTGCAGTCCCCCGCCAGCCCTTCAGCAGGGCCCGCCCAGGAAGCGCCCGATACTCATCACCCA ACACGCGTCGCCGGCAACAGGGCTCCGATTGCACATCTACTTCTGAGGAGGAGTATGGCTCCCACCACGGCTCCCCTAAACACACACGCTCCCATGCCTCAACAGCCACGCAGACCCCACGGGCTGGCGGCTCCGGCCGGGCGCGACCGAGGGCCCCTGGCCTCCGGGACACGGATGACGAGGGTGAAGAGCCCGATCCCTACGGTTTCATTGTGCAGACGGCCGAGATTGCGGAGATTGCCAG ggccaggcctgggaggAGCCCACAGGGACCCGCCTTCTCTCCCACGGGCTGCAGGCTGAGCCAGACGCTGGTGAAGGATGTGGCCACCCTGGCCCGTGAGATCCACGATGTGGCTGGCGACGGTGACTCCCCAGGCTCCCCGGGGCCCGCCCGCAGCCCCTCCCTCAACAACGTGCCCAGCACTCCTGCCTCCACCATCTCTGCCCGCGAGGAG CTGGTGCAGCGCATCCCCGAGGCCAGCCTCAACTTCCAGAAGGTGCCGCCCGGCTCCCTGGGCCCTCGGGACCTGGACCAGAACATGAACGACCGCTGTGAGGACGCCCTGGCCAATAAGACTCGGCCCCGGAACCGCGAGGAG GTGATCTTCGATAACCTCATGCTGAACCCGGTGTCCCAGCTGTCCCAGGCCATCCGCGAGAACACGGAGCACCTCGCTGAGAAGATGAA GATCCTCTTCCAGAATTCAGGGCGAGCGTGGGAGGACTTGGAGGCCAGGATCAATGCCGAGAACGAGGTGCCCATCCTGAAGACGTCCAATAAG GAGATCAGTTCCATCCTCAAGGAGCTGAGGCGTGTGCAGAAGCAGCTGGAAG ttATCAATGCCATCGTGGACCCCAGCGGGAACCTGGACCTGCTAACCGGAAACCGCGGCCCTGTGGGCTCGGCCCAGGTCGGGAGAGCCCGGCCAGCCGCCCCAGGCCTGTGCTCACCCTCCTCAGCCCTGCCGCCCCGGAGCTTCCCGCAGCGAACGAGCTGCGGGACCCCCGGCCTCCCCGACCCCCCCCTCCGCCCTGACTTCCTCCCGGACGCTGAGAGGTTCCTGATCTAG